In Debaryomyces hansenii CBS767 chromosome A complete sequence, a genomic segment contains:
- a CDS encoding DEHA2D06666p (no similarity), whose protein sequence is MVLLAHGSLLRYNPIKDRLWFRFTNTSRNIGLFLIYKASICFAEEVFNDTRSTTERGGEAEMDFYFFLIMRTGT, encoded by the coding sequence ATGGTTCTTTTGGCTCACGGGTCTTTGTTGCGGTATAATCCTATCAAGGACCGATTGTGGTTTCGATTTACAAATACGTCACGGAATATTGGTTTATTTTTGATCTACAAAGCTTCCATCTGTTTCGCCGAGGAAGTATTCAATGATACCAGGTCTACTACAGAAAGAGGTGGGGAAGCCGAGATGGacttttatttttttttgatcaTGAGAACGGGCACGTGA
- a CDS encoding DEHA2D06556p (similar to uniprot|Q03921 Saccharomyces cerevisiae YDR141C DOP1), translating into MDPAKNSNGILKVIPSFGFKKTDMSQLSSKDKRYVQQVEKALASFDSLEEWADYIAFLSRLQKSLQLSDDNNAAHTLPGIVYSHQVANKLSLCLSSRLPNGVHQKALSLYEDIFRALTSKALNDELSIWIPGLLPVLSFCSLQIKPQLLKLYKEYLLANISPSNLRIVSKPLILSLLPGLDDENSELFSDVLDLMDLLKKKLNNDAHFWQSMFLSIISNPEKRLGALCWCNKRLPVFQSIVSEDKTTRFSDEAQACLTPDSGLLIRAFAASINSTTNFNPASDIIVIRGFFDLLLTHLPLNSKVLHKIIFNKDKEMLMMACCRVTLRKDMSLNRRLWNWLLGPENEHHNIDTPNELSRAKYFQEYGLQSLTSGLLKIIEGSKYDSDQKVDALRISLSLIMDKWEICHTITDKLFLPIMETCFQEYNLQQNKNESHILSSSQTFFDGVEASYIWKNLISMILDGHNDKLDLIYFVLNNFDFNEEEMVTIHVPIAILVLLRSGIYSLKWLDILEHLVNLVPQRAFSSIVEDFDVKNYTKDEIITSVTDYYNSLVNDESTEFPISSYALPSLILDSLEELYIENLDNPECSLRLCSLFCEILYTIPNDNKDVAWSNRPLVVKMLEQPVTNEATSQADKQKNLLIAFSLTKILNHISNGLSALEKAKLLKIILSNLWTSLVSPYPANYQVETVKCIFDLEISCPNYHITAGILRLLLQSPINERVRAFSTLWVHSNSFNDSNAVLARPLQLLLDDIQEEDNQNSMAVIDFIAYVFKSGSGNRLLKLLTSPLLDFEFMNVDRKELDFDDDLGQFSYHLNTILNLIRTNGKPVKDAFNTELAVMDNSAKLKIIKSNNWDISTYKSLMFYVIEKFFSLKLNKDIRNDPATVSNYYKNINTSLQLLSNLVTGNEPDFANKFHMLIDTCSYYTNLSDKKLYESELIENKFLKCILHFLKIAQDLKVNLNLLHIEDEGKDPLLVRFIIKGIEKSQTSLLLESWMSLLTRSLYLFNESVFSVILTLNDAIIKKIDLYFKTITNYDHFDQLSDIEASISVLISGLEDLLSISHSYLLTSNMRANSDKINNNSDSGFFGNVIQGVFQLESPAFRTTEQNKLYSILLSFQDASKLSFSIWVWADRRPQINTGTVADKSLTYLAHKLKFKTRKFLETLVELERQEVIETLIKYENGSSSTIKLLHVLDGGRPQVTLPHIWNSIISRCHASVLEESQVSSLTTNISAKELSKFLVEYVETIDNDSISDIWNPTVQFFREVLSYSAQFSEVLSDFLKVIKTLSIKLNSSKFGEQRKNKKELADLFLKLLTASVSSKHKGFSIIEPSQNEEEEKINEDSTGTEAPHASQDELFDALSAILEYLDDIMQDSDKASSCINTIIANLVSPQIKPKHIHEIPVKTLALMELIGKYHPNKSWKSLISDSFTDNSFFNVSENRLNQWKPIISNWISSERDKISDLIVKITPSVSSTPSNIFVWNENSEVESKRYVIRRITFLIICQPNDYFLPNLDDLFGRITYSLDTLCPISYRTEITKLIRVLVLKFSELHLLPHWITINHELISTFEFLREKPVKELTTLTYEEVNFILSGCKLLDQLLLLKYDEFNLNEWLFVSTNVDVADSGPKTSILAIIDKTAAENEVPFSKEPTIKIEQPNEEMIPLLYGVKSIKSISSLRSFFDSLSLINYERTYNLYEVNIQVCIKDATNDLLA; encoded by the coding sequence ATGGATCCTGCTAAAAACCTGAACGGTATCTTGAAAGTGATTCCCTCGTTTGGTTTCAAAAAGACTGATATGTCTCAGTTATCATCCAAAGATAAACGATACGTCCAACAGGTTGAAAAGGCCCTTGCGTCGTTTGATTCACTTGAAGAATGGGCAGACTACATTGCATTCTTATCTAGATTACAGAAATCATTACAATTGAGCGACGACAATAACGCGGCTCATACATTACCAGGGATTGTTTATTCCCATCAAGTAGCGAACAAATTATCGCTTTGTTTGTCTTCAAGATTACCAAATGGTGTGCACCAAAAGGCATTGAGTTTATACGAGGACATCTTCCGTGCTCTCACTTCAAAAGCATTAAATGATGAACTATCAATATGGATACCAGGCTTGCTACCTGTATTATCGTTTTGCTCGCTCCAGATTAAACcacaattattgaaattatataaagaatACTTATTGGCCAACATTTCACCAAGCAACTTACGAATTGTATCTAAACCGTTGATTTTAAGTTTACTACCTGGACTTGATGACGAGAATTCGGAGTTATTTTCAGATGTCTTGGACTTGATGgatttgttgaagaaaaaacTCAACAACGATGCTCATTTCTGGCAAAGCAtgtttttatcaattattagTAATCCGGAAAAGAGACTTGGAGCTCTTTGCTGGTGCAATAAAAGGTTACCtgtttttcaatcaattgtATCTGAAGACAAGACAACAAGGTTTTCCGACGAAGCCCAGGCTTGCCTTACTCCAGATTCTGGTCTTCTTATCAGAGCGTTTGCGGCATCCATCAACTCAACAACGAACTTCAATCCTGCAAGTGATATAATAGTTATTCGTGGATTCTTTGATTTACTTTTAACACATTTACCTCTTAACAGCAAAGTTTTgcataaaataatttttaataagGATAAGGAAATGCTAATGATGGCATGTTGTAGAGTAACGTTAAGAAAGGATATGAGTTTGAACAGAAGGTTATGGAATTGGCTCTTGGGCCCTGAAAATGAACACCATAATATTGATACACCCAATGAATTATCGCGTGCTAAATACTTTCAAGAATATGGCTTGCAGTCATTAACATCTGGTCTACTTAAGATTATTGAAGGTTCGAAATACGACAGCGATCAAAAAGTCGATGCTTTaagaatttcattatctttgaTAATGGATAAATGGGAAATATGCCACACAATTACTGATAAGCTATTCTTGCCGATCATGGAAACATGCTTTCAAGAATATAAccttcaacaaaataaaaatgaatcacATATATTGAGTTCTTCCCAGACATTTTTCGATGGTGTAGAGGCTTCGTATATTTGGAAGAACCTTATATCTATGATCCTAGACGGACATAATGATAAACTCGatcttatttattttgttttgaaCAACTTTGACTTTAATGAGGAAGAAATGGTGACAATCCATGTACCGATCGCAATTTTAGTTTTACTAAGAAGTGGAATTTATAGTTTGAAATGGCTTGATATCCTTGAACATCTTGTTAATTTAGTCCCACAACGAGCCTTTTCGTCAATTGTTGAAGACTTTGACGTAAAGAATTATAcaaaagatgaaattataaCATCAGTAACAGACtattataattcattagTCAATGATGAATCTACCGAGTTTCCTATTTCCTCTTATGCATTGCCTTCTTTGATACTAGATTcacttgaagaattatacaTAGAAAACTTAGACAATCCAGAATGTTCGTTACGATTGTGTTCCTTATTTtgtgaaattttatatacaattcctaatgataataaagacGTTGCTTGGTCAAACAGACCCCTTGTGGTAAAAATGCTAGAGCAACCAGTAACGAACGAAGCAACAAGTCAAGCAGACAAGCAGAAAAATTTGCTTATTGCATTTAGTTTAACCAAAATACTTAATCATATTTCCAATGGTTTATCGGCCTTAGAGAAAGCTAAATTGCTCAAAATAATCTTATCCAATTTGTGGACGTCGTTAGTATCGCCATATCCTGCAAATTACCAAGTGGAGACTGTAAAATGTATTTTTGATCTTGAAATAAGTTGTCCAAATTATCACATAACCGCTGGTATTTTAAGACTTCTTTTGCAATCTCCCATTAATGAACGAGTACGAGCATTTTCCACGTTATGGGTTCattccaattcatttaatgattcaaacGCTGTATTGGCAAGACCATTGCAGTTATTATTGGATGACATTCAAGAGGAGGataatcaaaattcaatggcagttattgattttattgcATATGTATTTAAAAGTGGTTCAGGCAATAGGCTATTAAAATTACTCACCAGTCCACTattagattttgaatttatgaaCGTTGATAGAAAAGAATTggattttgatgatgatttaggTCAGTTTTCATATCATTTGAAtacaattttaaatttaattagaACTAATGGAAAGCCAGTAAAAGATGCCTTCAATACCGAATTGGCTGTGATGGATAATAGTGCCAAACTAAAAATTATCAAGTCAAATAATTGGGATATATCAACttataaatcattaatgtTCTATGTTATTGAGAAGTTTTTTAGTTTAAAGCTTAATAAGGATATTAGGAATGATCCAGCTACAGTGAGTAATTATTACAAGAACATAAACACTAGTCTTCAATTACTTTCTAATTTAGTTACTGGAAATGAACCAGACTTTGCAAACAAATTTCATATGCTTATAGACACATGCTCCTATTATACAAACCTTTCTGATAAGAAGCTATATGAAAGCGAATTGATAGagaataaatttttgaagtGCATTCTACATTTCTTAAAGATAGCCCAGGATTTAAAAGTAAACTTGAACTTGCTTCATATAGAAGATGAAGGCAAAGATCCGTTACTTGTTAGGTTTATTATTAAGGGTATAGAAAAATCTCAGACTTCCCTTTTATTAGAAAGTTGGATGTCTCTTTTAACGAGatcattatatttgtttaatgAGTCTGTATTTAGTGTCATCCTTACATTGAATGATGCTATTATTAAGAAGATTGATTTATACTTCAAGACTATCACCAACTATGACCACTTTGATCAATTATCAGATATTGAAGCTTCAATAAGCGTTCTAATTTCAGGTCTAGAGGATTTGCTTTCGATTAGTCACAGTTATTTGTTGACCTCTAATATGAGAGCAAATAGCgacaaaatcaataataatagtgatTCAGGATTTTTTGGAAATGTGATACAAGGAGTATTTCAATTGGAATCCCCTGCGTTCCGTACCACGGAACAAAATAAACTTTACTccattttattatcatttcAAGATGCCTCAAAACTATCCTTCCTGATTTGGGTTTGGGCAGATAGAAGACCCCAGATAAATACAGGTACAGTTGCTGATAAATCGTTAACATATTTAGCGCATAAGCTAAAATTTAAGACCAGAAAATTCTTAGAAACTTTGGTGGAATTAGAAAGACAAGAAGTTATCGAAACATTGATTAAATATGAGAACGGATCATCTTCAACCATAAAATTATTACATGTTCTAGATGGTGGTAGACCACAGGTTACCTTACCGCATATCTGGAACTCGATCATATCGAGATGCCACGCATCGGTTTTGGAAGAATCTCAAGTATCTTCCTTAACGACTAATATTTCGGCCAAAGAGTTATCTAAGTTTTTGGTAGAGTATGTTGAAACTATAGATAATGATTCTATTTCTGATATCTGGAATCCAACTGTTCAATTTTTCCGGGAAGTATTGTCTTATTCGGCACAGTTTAGTGAAGTTTTATCGGATTTTTTAAAGGTCATTAAAACCTTGTCAATCAAActcaattcatcaaaattcGGAGAACAGagaaaaaacaaaaaagaattggCTGACTTATTCctcaaattattaactgCATCCGTGAGTTCAAAGCATAAGGGATTCTCAATAATAGAACCAAGTcagaatgaagaagaagaaaagatcAATGAAGATTCAACTGGGACCGAAGCCCCGCATGCATCGCAAGATGAGTTGTTTGATGCACTTTCTGCAATTCTCGAATATTTAGACGACATTATGCAAGATTCCGATAAGGCGTCTTCTTGTATTAATACAATTATTGCAAATTTGGTATCACCACAAATCAAGCCCAAACACATTCATGAAATTCCGGTGAAGACGTTGGCGTTGATGGAATTAATTGGTAAGTATCACCCAAATAAGTCTTGGAAGTCTTTAATTTCTGATTCCTTTACGGATAATAGTTTCTTCAACGTGAGTGAAAATAGATTAAATCAATGGAAGCCGATAATCAGTAATTGGATTTCATCAGAGAGAGACAAAATTAGTGATCTAATTGTGAAGATTACACCATCAGTACTGTCTACCCCTagtaatatttttgtttggAATGAAAATTCAGAGGTTGAAAGTAAACGATATGTCATAAGGAGAATTacttttttgataatatgcCAGCCAAATGATTACTTCTTACCTAATTTGGATGACTTATTTGGTAGGATTACCTATTCTTTGGATACATTATGTCCTATTTCGTACAGAACTGAGATAACGAAATTAATTAGAGTGCTAGTTCTCAAATTTAGTGAGTTACATTTACTCCCACATTGGATCACCATAAATCACGAATTGATAAGTACCTTCGAATTCCTCCGAGAAAAACCTGTTAAAGAATTAACGACTTTGACGTACGAAGAGGTAAACTTTATTTTAAGTGGATGCAAGTTGTTGGACCAGCTATtgttattaaaatatgatGAGTTCAATTTAAACGAATGGCTTTTTGTTTCAACAAACGTAGATGTTGCTGATAGTGGACCTAAAACTTCTATATTAGCGATTATCGATAAGACCGCAGCTGAGAATGAAGTGCCATTTTCGAAAGAACCTACAATTAAGATTGAACAACCTAACGAGGAAATGATACCCTTACTTTATGGTGTGAAGAGTATCAAATCGATTTCCAGTTTGAGATCGttttttgattcattaagTCTTATAAATTATGAAAGGACTTATAATTTATACGAAGTTAACATTCAGGTTTGCATAAAAGATGCCACCAATGATCTACTTGCTTAG
- a CDS encoding DEHA2D06622p (similar to uniprot|P22943 Saccharomyces cerevisiae YFL014W HSP12 Plasma membrane localized protein that protects membranes from desiccation): protein MSDLGRKNVSDKVSEAITPDNQKSTLEKTKETVTDRVDEFAGKSIPEDQKSFGQTISDKVQSGHEDAKEAVNKDQATLADTVGEYVESAKEQAANAAEYISGVVSGGAEGAKKAADDITKK from the coding sequence atgtcTGACTTAGGTAGAAAGAACGTTTCCGATAAGGTTTCTGAAGCTATTACTCCAGATAACCAAAAAAGCACTTTGGAAAAGACCAAGGAAACCGTCACCGACCGTGTTGACGAATTTGCTGGTAAGAGCATCCCAGAAGACCAAAAGTCATTTGGTCAAACCATTTCTGACAAGGTTCAATCTGGTCACGAAGATGCCAAGGAAGCTGTTAACAAGGACCAAGCCACTTTAGCTGACACTGTTGGTGAATACGTTGAATCTGCTAAGGAACAAGCTGCCAATGCTGCTGAATACATCTCTGGTGTTGTCAGTGGTGGTGCTGAAGGTGCCAAGAAGGCCGCTGATGATATCACCAAGAAATAG
- a CDS encoding DEHA2D06578p (no similarity), translating into MSATLKSFDLNDDSIPFRKIRSPKLRNLNRRDQNDSDFNGNGHYEEDIEFDDTRMDIDNMKPNSSFNDENMSDNRRSGHDSFQSHDYVMRDTTTKVPLKDSPHTNKASTPDMLDKINKYRSKNGTPLKLPPLTSSQFSNSDNESHSIPIEEKAEDSLIKRRKLISDDNKFSPGRTQGSLKKTARDSSNGHIVASPTKTTNRPMNEAIITPPSNLKVRPFIFGSASRTSPSASVSRKGSPEEHRKTQVSTSRHDEDIEFDSSDVDGEDGDGATRSRLLSSTTRFNPSNSNQVPKPSSGISQHTHTSNHNKDDNIESRHEQQISHANPTFESKIKDIQNTSNKETNQTEKYGDISRAEILEKINSTINSLMEKDKLESSPSKINVEDVLPQNIDKEMMQAESSDESPEEIMNELDSFFSGNKSNTVNQGSADFNHRSPSKFSISNNDQGPISNGQPSKATPIRTHYSRLSGKYARQIMNRRKSENASDNVYPDMPVLQGSNNMASGSEWPTSKWLKLNKILQSGKIAKKDIINSEVLIQKLGCASRRELKQRIEFLVQFNESRKISRPKKRAISNARKNNLGSKSSKSEKRFQII; encoded by the coding sequence ATGTCTGCAACTTTGAAGTCATTTGATTTGAACGACGATTCGATTCCTTTCCGAAAGATAAGGAGTCCAAAATTAAGGAATTTAAATAGGCGCGATCAGAATGATTCAGATTTTAATGGGAATGGACATTATGAGGAAGACATAGAATTTGACGATACGCGTATGGATATAGATAATATGAAACCTAATAGTTCGTTTAATGACGAGAATATGTCTGATAATAGACGAAGCGGACATGACAGTTTCCAACTGCATGATTATGTGATGAGAGACACAACAACTAAGGTGCCATTGAAAGACAGTCCCCACACAAATAAGGCATCTACTCCAGATATGcttgataaaatcaataaatatcgTTCAAAAAATGGTACGCCATTGAAATTGCCACCGTTGACATCGAGCCAATTTTCCAATAGTGATAATGAGAGCCATTCTATACcgattgaagaaaaagcCGAAGATAGCCTTATTAAACGTAGAAAACTCATATCCGACGACAATAAGTTTTCACCGGGACGTACACAGGGATCATTAAAAAAGACTGCTCGtgattcttcaaatggGCATATTGTTGCTAGTCCTACGAAAACGACGAATAGGCCAATGAATGAAGCAATTATTACTCCACCTTCAAATCTAAAAGTACGGCCGTTCATTTTTGGTTCGGCTTCCAGAACGCTGCCCTCTGCATCAGTTTCCAGAAAAGGTCTGCCTGAAGAGCATAGGAAAACCCAGGTTTCTACTAGTAGAcatgatgaagatattgaatttgattccTCTGATGTTGATGGCGAAGATGGTGATGGAGCTACGCGAAGTAGACTATTATCCAGTACAACCAGATTCAACCcgtcaaattcaaatcagGTACCAAAACCCTCTTCTGGTATAAGCCAACATACTCATACAAGCAATCATAATAAGGATGATAACATTGAGCTGAGACACGAGCAACAAATATCACACGCAAACCCTACATTCGAAAGcaaaattaaagatattcaaaataccaGTAATAAGGAGACTAATCAGACAGAGAAGTATGGTGATATTTCCAGAGCggaaattttggaaaagATAAATAGTACGATTAATTCGTTAATGGAAAAGGACAAATTAGAAAGTTCTCCATCTAAGATAAACGTAGAGGATGTTTTGCCTCagaatattgataaagaaatgatGCAAGCTGAATCTTCAGATGAATCACCGGAGGAAATAATGAATGAATTGGACTCATTTTTTTCAGGAAATAAATCTAATACAGTAAATCAGGGGAGTGCAGATTTTAACCATAGATCACCTTCCAAATTTTCTATAAGCAATAACGATCAGGGTCCAATATCGAATGGACAACCCTCCAAGGCGACTCCAATAAGGACTCATTATTCCAGGTTGTCAGGTAAATATGCTCgacaaataatgaatagAAGAAAGAGCGAAAATGCTTCAGATAACGTATATCCGGATATGCCAGTGTTACAAGGTTCAAATAATATGGCTCTGGGTTCAGAATGGCCAACGAGCAAGTGGTTGAAGCTAAACAAGATATTACAACTGGGAAAAATAGCTAAAAAGGACATTATTAACAGCGAAGTATTAATACAAAAGTTAGGATGCGCTTCGAGGAGAGAATTAAAACAAAGAATAGAGTTTTTAGttcaattcaatgaatCGAGAAAGATTAGTAGGCCAAAAAAAAGAGCCATTAGTAATGCAAGGAAAAATAATCTTGGTCTGAAATCTTCCAAGTCCGAAAAgagatttcaaattatataa
- a CDS encoding DEHA2D06600p (similar to uniprot|P53743 Saccharomyces cerevisiae YNR054C ESF2) produces the protein MIQDESDLDDFEDDEEDDEDEKVFNISKKASHIDNFKNEESEDEEDLNEEDDDLFMNTDIIDEETIENSKQAKNINLKKLTPEQLAKEQKKIKKTGVCYLSKIPPYMKPAKLRSVLSRFGKIDRLFLKPEDNSTYTKRVKYGGNKKKNYTAGWVEFINKKDAKLCAGTLNGNKLGGKKSSYYYDDIINIKYLSAFKWFDLTQQIAKENEIRQAKLSMELSQQQKLNKSFINNVEKSKMINNMQNKRKARQAESGADNSNKEESDIRRNLKQRKLASTRADAEDELKHKSKPNEKLNDVLSKVF, from the coding sequence ATGATCCAAGATGAGAGCGATTTGGATGATTTTGAGGACGATGAAGAggacgatgaagatgaaaaggTATTCAATATTCTGAAAAAGGCGAGTCatatagataattttaaaaatgaagaaagtgaagatgaagaagatctcaatgaagaagatgacgatTTATTCATGAATACAGACATTATAGACGAAGAAACGATTGAAAATAGCAAACAGGctaagaatataaatttgaagaaattaactCCAGAGCAACTAGCTAAGgaacagaagaagatcaagAAAACAGGGGTGTGCTACTTGTCAAAAATCCCTCCATATATGAAGCCAGCAAAATTACGGTCTGTTTTGTCAAGGTTTGGTAAAATCGATCGTTTATTTTTGAAGCCAGAAGATAATAGTACATACACGAAGAGAGTGAAATATGGGGGgaataaaaagaagaactATACTGCTGGGTGGGTcgaatttatcaataagaAAGACGCAAAGTTATGCGCTGGAACATTGAACGGTAATAAACTTGGTGGTAAGAAAAGCTCATATTACTatgatgatataataaatataaagtatCTTTCAGCGTTCAAGTGGTTCGATTTAACTCAACAAATAGCTAAGGAGAATGAAATCAGACAAGCTAAGTTATCAATGGAATTATCTCAACAACAGAAGTTGAATAAGAGTTTCATTAACAATGTGGAAAAATCTAAAATGATTAACAATATGCAAAATAAACGTAAGGCAAGACAAGCAGAGCTGGGAGCCgataattcaaacaaagaagaatctGATATCAGACGTAATTTAAAGCAACGTAAATTAGCAAGTACTAGAGCTGATgcagaagatgaattgaagCATAAATCCAAACCGAATGAAAAGTTGAACGACGTCTTGTCTAAAGTTTTTTAG
- a CDS encoding DEHA2D06644p (similar to uniprot|Q9HGL1 Schizosaccharomyces pombe SPBC800.11 protein) — MHFVKSLILTVSAFTAVVYGNKSKKIFIDNDGATTPDVLIPIFYGYEILGYSASFGSSSLVDSVGATYNVLDMLNMTKCIPLYVGANNPLIRTNDSFHRWEDLYGTLYWQGGFSPDYQDMYSWADIQYNEEIPGALALINAVKKYPGEVEVYAAGTMTTVAQALSIYPDLVEDAAGLTIMGGYIDGQYVSAVEGGLVSDLFSDINLIQDPEAAQIALTAPWKSVTIAGNITNSLFHTTDEYQKIIKDLGGLGLIQSDPKLQYVKEFVGNGTAAPHGEENLPYWDEMAVGFVVNKDLIKQSVNISFAIDTAFDSPFYGQLRLWPENLAPKKGIRIGRAQLITEVDSDMFLNTITNIYTQDWSSYCTTNKFTKF, encoded by the coding sequence ATGCATTTTgttaaatcattaatattaacAGTTCTGGCTTTTACCGCAGTAGTTTATGGTAATAAGTctaaaaaaatttttatagaCAATGATGGGGCTACTACGCCGGATGTCTTGATTCCAATTTTTTATGGATACGAAATTTTAGGGTACTCAGCTTCTTTTGGTAGTTCATCCTTAGTTGATAGTGTTGGAGCTACTTATAATGTGCTTGATATGTTAAATATGACCAAATGTATTCCGCTATATGTTGGTGCAAATAATCCATTAATCAGAACTAATGACTCATTTCACAGATGGGAAGATCTATATGGAACCTTATATTGGCAGGGTGGGTTCAGTCCAGATTACCAAGATATGTATTCTTGGGCAGACATCCaatataatgaagaaatccCAGGTGCGCTCGCACTCATAAATGCTGTCAAAAAATATCCTGGAGAAGTAGAGGTTTATGCTGCTGGTACCATGACTACTGTTGCCCAAGctctttcaatttatccAGACTTAGTTGAAGATGCTGCTGGGTTGACTATTATGGGTGGATACATAGATGGCCAATATGTTTCAGCTGTAGAAGGCGGGTTGGTCTCTGATTTATTCAGCGATATTAACCTTATTCAAGATCCAGAAGCAGCACAGATTGCATTGACAGCTCCATGGAAGTCAGTCACCATTGCAGGTAATATTACAAATTCTCTCTTTCACACCACAGatgaatatcaaaaaataattaaagACCTTGGAGGCTTGGGTTTAATTCAATCGGACCCAAAATTGCAATACGTGAAGGAATTTGTAGGCAATGGTACTGCTGCTCCCCATGGTGAAGAGAATCTTCCATATTGGGATGAGATGGCTGTTGGTTTTGTTGTCAACAAAGATTTAATCAAGCAGTCGGTGAACATTAGCTTCGCAATTGATACTGCTTTCGACTCACCATTTTATGGTCAACTTAGACTTTGGCCAGAGAACTTAGCTCCAAAGAAAGGTATACGTATTGGAAGAGCTCAATTGATCACGGAGGTGGATTCCGACATGTTCCTCAACACTATTACGAACATTTATACCCAAGATTGGTCCTCATATTGTACTACCAataaatttacaaaattttaG